From a single Penaeus vannamei isolate JL-2024 chromosome 25, ASM4276789v1, whole genome shotgun sequence genomic region:
- the LOC138866347 gene encoding myosin heavy chain, clone 203-like, producing MKLAEAAVRIEALEAKVDNLVAECLKIREENVNLKELVENLRRNTIQRENMEKSDLKIKELKQKLEEAETKIGNGSETEAKNLHEKVEEVIKVQETVEQIESNLSNSQAQIMEAVKKMTATYADVSKVKETVNEMEKRKEKRNQDHKGVN from the coding sequence atgaagttagcagaagcagcagtcagaattgaggctcttgaagccaaggttgacaatctggtagcagaatgcctcaaaatacgtgaagagaatgtgaatctgaaggaattggtagaaaacctaCGTAGAAatacaattcagagagaaaatatggaaaaatctgacctgaaaattaaagaactaaagcaaaagttagaagaagctgaaaccaaaattggcaacggaagtgaaaccgaagcaaaaaatctacatgaaaaagttgaggaggtcattaaAGTTCAAGAAACTGTcgaacagattgaaagtaatttgtcaaacagtcaagctcaaataatggaagcaGTCAAGAAGATGACAGcaacatatgcagatgtatcaaaggtaaaggaaaccgtgaatgaaatggaaaaaagaaaagaaaaaagaaatcaagaccacaaaggagtaAATTAA